A region of Ignavibacteriota bacterium DNA encodes the following proteins:
- a CDS encoding AAA family ATPase, with amino-acid sequence MAEENVLIGNEYFGNILNEAINNAKSGNGSIIIISGEAGFGKTYLLNHYHNIYKTGSSGIRSVFAEGQSPIGKFNVGNLQPLYPFSKAIEHLLEKNDITPEKRFAKNVGLTLLASIPLIDTVFYAVKEIGRDWRQFKNEKSSEKAKKVSTATADYYDTLQSFADKFPFIFFMDDMHWADSQSVELISLLAENLADIPIVLVLAYKRSTLEMHGMPLMSFIMNYKDRKTVSSIELDSFSKAQISELAASYFKNYKHIDEFEEWIFEHSYGVPGVAAEYLKYFQKYPPFDDSGNLVMNFKGNEFLPSTVQSVFTQHLDTLSDEERNILAICSSEGREFTAVVVSQLMNTDVLTAIKKLKSLQTKTGIIKSIGPEHRYGIKTTVFKFSQAFYHTYFENSLEYEEYTALHGQIAAFLKTRYEQTDNESLKVDIAPYLAAHSIESGDRETAKSMLLESAKNAQKYGNPDTLKNAFQQFREFETDNETDNLNNLEFMQMLGNYSNAEQVETSVSDSNNAGNDSAFDDSLLDFKLYVKSITSDILSNKFESAIDKTDYVLSKLDNELNSSERIQLNCLKLKCLGEVRDLKNAEDLVFSINEMLKISKNVQSECLAYNTIAGYFSQTGNMPKVFYYLDKTANLSNELPQELRLLTLANIAINTKNSTPDKSAEYLRAALKLSNSLNYYKLSEELAEL; translated from the coding sequence ATGGCAGAAGAAAATGTTTTGATTGGTAATGAATATTTTGGTAATATTTTAAATGAAGCCATAAATAATGCTAAATCCGGCAACGGAAGTATAATTATAATAAGTGGTGAGGCAGGATTTGGTAAAACATATTTATTAAATCATTATCATAATATTTACAAAACCGGCTCAAGTGGCATTAGGTCCGTATTTGCTGAAGGTCAATCACCAATTGGCAAGTTCAATGTCGGCAATTTACAGCCCCTCTACCCATTTTCCAAAGCAATTGAGCATTTACTAGAAAAAAATGATATAACTCCTGAGAAAAGATTTGCCAAGAATGTCGGGCTTACTCTGCTTGCTTCGATTCCACTGATTGATACTGTGTTCTATGCTGTGAAAGAAATCGGTCGTGACTGGAGACAGTTCAAAAATGAGAAATCATCAGAGAAAGCGAAAAAAGTTAGTACTGCAACTGCTGATTATTACGACACCTTACAGTCATTTGCCGATAAATTCCCATTTATTTTTTTTATGGATGATATGCACTGGGCGGACTCTCAATCTGTTGAACTGATTTCTCTGCTTGCAGAAAACCTTGCTGATATTCCAATTGTTTTGGTTCTTGCCTATAAACGCAGCACACTCGAAATGCACGGTATGCCGCTGATGTCCTTCATTATGAATTACAAGGATAGAAAGACTGTATCCTCAATAGAACTCGACTCCTTTTCAAAGGCTCAAATCAGCGAACTTGCTGCATCATATTTTAAAAATTATAAGCATATAGATGAATTTGAAGAATGGATTTTTGAACATTCTTACGGAGTGCCGGGTGTAGCCGCCGAATATTTGAAGTACTTCCAGAAATACCCGCCATTTGATGATTCCGGTAATTTAGTGATGAATTTCAAAGGTAATGAATTTCTTCCATCAACAGTGCAGTCTGTTTTTACTCAGCATTTGGATACTTTATCAGATGAAGAAAGAAATATTCTTGCCATTTGCAGTTCTGAAGGTCGGGAATTTACCGCTGTTGTAGTTTCACAGCTTATGAATACTGATGTATTGACAGCTATCAAAAAGTTAAAATCATTACAAACTAAAACCGGTATTATTAAAAGTATAGGACCAGAGCATCGCTATGGCATAAAAACTACAGTTTTCAAATTTTCTCAGGCATTTTATCATACTTACTTTGAAAATTCTCTCGAGTATGAGGAATACACAGCCCTACATGGGCAAATAGCGGCATTTCTGAAGACAAGATACGAACAAACTGACAACGAATCGTTGAAAGTAGATATCGCTCCATATTTAGCGGCTCACAGCATCGAATCCGGCGATAGAGAAACTGCCAAATCTATGCTTCTCGAATCAGCTAAAAATGCTCAAAAGTATGGAAATCCTGATACTTTGAAAAATGCATTTCAGCAGTTCAGAGAATTTGAAACTGATAATGAAACCGATAACCTGAACAATCTTGAGTTTATGCAAATGTTAGGAAATTATTCTAATGCCGAACAAGTTGAAACATCTGTATCAGATTCCAATAATGCCGGTAATGATAGCGCTTTCGATGACTCGCTGCTTGATTTTAAACTTTATGTAAAATCAATTACTTCAGATATTCTGTCTAATAAATTTGAATCAGCGATTGATAAGACTGATTATGTCTTAAGCAAATTGGATAATGAACTCAATTCAAGCGAGAGAATTCAACTAAATTGTCTTAAATTAAAATGTTTAGGTGAAGTACGAGACCTGAAAAATGCTGAAGATTTGGTTTTTTCAATCAATGAAATGCTCAAGATAAGCAAAAATGTACAATCGGAATGCCTTGCCTATAATACTATTGCAGGATACTTCTCACAAACAGGAAATATGCCAAAGGTATTTTACTATTTGGATAAAACCGCAAATTTATCAAATGAATTGCCACAAGAGCTAAGATTGCTTACACTTGCAAATATTGCAATCAATACAAAAAATTCTACCCCCGATAAATCGGCTGAATATCTCAGAGCAGCATTAAAACTAAGTAACTCGCTCAATTATTATAAATTAAGTGAGGAATTAGCTGAATTATAA
- a CDS encoding UDP-2,3-diacylglucosamine diphosphatase, translating into MIYFISDVHLGVYDDNIELEMQELFLAMLRNIKQNAEKIYLVGDIFDYWFDYKTVIPKKFFRILSAFYDLKKNHCEIEYLMGNHDFGHLDFFEKELNIPVHSGDIEREHYGKRFYISHGDGKDPSDKGYLLLKKVMRNPLSLKLYMKLHPNTGIGLASGSSKESRKYTQKKHYSEGDALFEFAKSKIDEGFDYVIMGHRHLASIQDYKSGKYINIGEWIKEPKIVSFDGNEIKHILVRNLVIGNQ; encoded by the coding sequence ATGATTTATTTTATTTCTGATGTTCATTTAGGTGTTTATGACGATAATATAGAGCTTGAAATGCAAGAATTATTTCTTGCAATGCTCCGAAATATCAAGCAGAATGCTGAAAAAATTTATCTTGTAGGAGATATATTCGATTACTGGTTTGATTATAAGACTGTAATCCCGAAGAAATTCTTCAGGATTCTTTCAGCTTTTTATGACTTAAAGAAAAATCATTGCGAAATTGAATATTTGATGGGAAATCATGATTTTGGTCATCTCGATTTCTTCGAAAAAGAGCTTAATATACCGGTTCACAGTGGCGATATAGAGCGTGAGCATTACGGCAAACGCTTCTACATCTCTCACGGCGATGGCAAAGACCCGTCAGACAAAGGATATTTGCTTCTAAAAAAAGTGATGAGAAACCCACTTTCTTTGAAGTTGTATATGAAACTACACCCAAATACTGGAATTGGCTTGGCTTCAGGCAGTTCAAAAGAAAGCCGGAAATATACGCAGAAGAAGCACTATTCAGAAGGTGACGCACTATTTGAATTTGCAAAAAGTAAAATTGATGAAGGATTTGATTATGTTATAATGGGACACAGACATTTGGCATCAATTCAGGATTATAAATCAGGCAAATACATAAATATCGGTGAGTGGATTAAAGAGCCCAAAATAGTCTCTTTCGATGGAAATGAAATAAAACACATACTTGTTCGGAATTTAGTTATTGGAAATCAATAA
- a CDS encoding CoA pyrophosphatase, with product MNKFSEYLKVRLKNDLPAKISHIKMTPKIFQRSFRSLDAAENARKSAVMIIMTNNSEPDILFTLRSSNMRSHKGQISFPGGRLDEGESPLDAAKRETHEEIGLNPGLLDVAGSLSPLFVPPSNNLIIPYVGFLDNYPNFKLSIDEVEETFSVNIRHFTDSQNLKITKEILEGYEVDIPFWDVGKKTRLWGATSMILQELIDIYNDWTNANQV from the coding sequence ATGAATAAATTTTCTGAATACCTAAAAGTACGATTAAAAAATGATTTACCTGCAAAAATTTCTCATATAAAAATGACGCCGAAAATATTTCAGCGAAGTTTCAGGTCATTAGACGCTGCAGAAAATGCAAGAAAAAGTGCAGTAATGATAATTATGACAAACAATTCCGAGCCGGACATTCTTTTCACGCTAAGGAGCAGTAACATGCGTAGTCATAAGGGGCAAATAAGCTTCCCGGGTGGCAGGCTTGATGAAGGCGAATCACCGCTCGATGCTGCAAAAAGAGAAACTCACGAAGAAATCGGTCTCAATCCCGGGCTCCTTGATGTTGCAGGTAGTCTAAGTCCACTTTTTGTGCCGCCTTCAAATAATTTAATTATACCTTATGTAGGGTTTCTTGATAATTATCCCAACTTCAAACTCAGCATTGATGAAGTTGAAGAAACATTCTCTGTGAATATCAGGCATTTTACAGACTCGCAAAACTTAAAAATTACGAAAGAAATTCTTGAAGGTTATGAGGTTGATATCCCTTTTTGGGATGTTGGGAAGAAAACCCGTCTTTGGGGTGCAACTTCAATGATACTTCAGGAGTTGATTGATATATACAATGATTGGACAAACGCAAATCAGGTGTAA
- the mfd gene encoding transcription-repair coupling factor, translating into MNKNLGTILKLIKKNDSYKSLLSQISTENEVHLKNSAGSLISLLILSISEDLAGNTIFISNNISRLDDVFHDIKLYGFTGNLNLIKEPQASLRSKVSNTGSMLDSLIEGLISFSRNDSNILICQPEMFYHKIPSNQKIEGHYRKISKGDNTDYDSFIKSLVLNGFERMDYISGQGQIAVRGGIIDLYPIGWTNPLRIEFWGNDIDSIREFEVLSQRSIREFDSVEFLDSMFIDSDSLEDDKTAYDYIDSDTILFFDDNVNPSEILENISGKNVKSLILNPVGSSKSGINSVNQPSFNGAVKILANEINRLSLENFKIFLSCEGKIHLDRFKQLIKSTVADISESEDNTNFVLNDEILDKVVNWDSESLSKGFISDELKAAYFTEHEVFERHRIYDSKRSGKSKSLTLKELQELRIGDYVVHEDKGIGIFDGFQTIKIGDSMQDCARVRFADGDMLYVHLNYIGKLSKYSAQDGAAPILSKLGSTDWLRRKARTKKRLKDIARDLIKLYAERKAQKGYAFPPDTTWQSEFEASFIYEDTPDQATATEDVKSDMESTSPMDRLICGDVGFGKTEVAIRAAFKAVQSGKQAAVLVPTTILAQQHFMSFKDRLSKYPVNVDVISRFRKRKDQIEITEKIKQGKIDILIGTHRILSKDIEFKNLGLLVVDEEHRFGVGHKEKLRQLRANVDTLTLTATPIPRTLNFSLMGARDLSLIETPPRNRIPVITEIIEWDKDIIIQAINTEIERGGQVFFVSDKIEDIQKIATDIKAYLPHLNIAVGHGQMKPSDLEEIMEEFIEGKYDILVATKIIESGIDIPNANTMIINRAQNFGLAELYQLRGRVGRSNVQAYCYLLAPPAHKLQQKSIQRLQAIEEFTELGSGFKLSMRDLEIRGAGNLLGAEQSGFIIDIGFELYQKVLDEAVNELKVSEFSDIFGESPIDDKPKYLNEEIAIETDEDALFPPDYIKGDTDRFMYYKKLYSLKNTSELEDIVNEIEDKFGKMPKPAKNLVFAVRLRIAALTTGFTRLIIKHNKLVCEFPPSDFKEYYDEVFPHIVDYLNQTEGVSLRQAKEKVFLEIPLRKRDETLEYIWKIKKITELSYT; encoded by the coding sequence ATGAATAAAAATCTCGGTACAATTCTAAAGCTAATTAAAAAAAATGATTCTTACAAGAGTTTGCTATCTCAAATCAGCACAGAAAATGAAGTTCATTTAAAAAACTCTGCCGGCTCATTGATTTCTTTGCTTATATTGTCAATTAGTGAAGATTTGGCAGGTAATACTATCTTTATATCGAATAATATTTCAAGACTTGATGATGTATTTCATGATATTAAACTATACGGTTTTACCGGCAATCTTAACCTAATTAAAGAGCCTCAGGCAAGCCTGAGAAGCAAAGTCAGCAATACAGGCAGTATGCTCGACAGCTTAATCGAAGGTCTTATCTCATTCAGCAGAAATGATTCAAATATTTTGATTTGTCAACCTGAAATGTTCTATCATAAAATACCATCAAACCAAAAAATTGAAGGACATTACAGAAAAATTTCAAAAGGTGATAATACAGATTATGATTCTTTTATTAAAAGTCTGGTTTTAAATGGTTTCGAAAGAATGGATTATATCAGTGGGCAAGGACAAATTGCTGTAAGAGGCGGCATTATTGACCTCTACCCTATTGGCTGGACAAATCCGCTCAGAATAGAATTTTGGGGTAATGACATTGATTCAATCCGGGAATTTGAAGTTCTATCCCAACGAAGTATCCGAGAATTTGACTCTGTTGAATTCCTTGACAGTATGTTTATAGATTCAGATAGCCTCGAAGATGACAAAACAGCTTATGATTATATTGATTCAGACACAATTTTATTTTTTGATGATAATGTTAACCCAAGCGAAATTCTTGAGAATATTAGTGGCAAGAATGTAAAATCATTAATACTAAATCCTGTTGGTAGTTCAAAATCAGGGATTAATTCAGTAAATCAACCTTCATTCAACGGAGCTGTGAAGATTCTGGCAAATGAGATAAATAGATTATCACTTGAAAATTTCAAAATATTTCTTTCTTGTGAAGGCAAGATACATCTTGACAGATTTAAGCAGCTTATAAAATCCACAGTAGCAGATATAAGTGAGTCAGAAGATAATACAAATTTTGTTTTAAATGATGAAATACTTGACAAAGTAGTAAATTGGGATAGCGAATCACTTTCAAAAGGTTTCATTTCAGATGAATTAAAAGCGGCATACTTCACCGAGCATGAAGTTTTTGAGCGTCACAGGATTTATGATTCCAAGCGTTCCGGAAAAAGCAAGAGTCTGACTCTCAAAGAACTGCAGGAGCTTAGAATAGGTGATTATGTAGTCCACGAAGATAAAGGTATCGGTATATTTGATGGATTCCAGACAATAAAAATTGGCGATTCTATGCAGGACTGTGCACGGGTCAGGTTTGCAGACGGCGATATGCTATATGTTCATTTGAATTATATAGGGAAATTAAGCAAGTATTCAGCACAAGATGGCGCTGCACCTATACTGTCTAAGTTGGGTTCCACCGACTGGCTTCGCAGAAAAGCACGCACTAAGAAACGCCTTAAAGATATTGCACGCGATTTAATTAAACTTTATGCAGAGCGTAAAGCTCAAAAAGGATACGCTTTTCCTCCTGACACAACCTGGCAGAGTGAATTTGAGGCATCATTTATATATGAGGATACACCGGATCAGGCTACAGCTACTGAAGATGTAAAATCAGATATGGAAAGTACTTCACCGATGGATAGGTTAATCTGTGGTGATGTCGGTTTCGGAAAGACTGAAGTCGCAATTAGGGCAGCATTTAAAGCAGTTCAATCCGGCAAGCAAGCAGCAGTGCTGGTTCCAACGACTATTCTTGCTCAGCAGCATTTTATGTCATTCAAAGACAGGTTGAGTAAATATCCTGTTAATGTTGATGTAATTTCCAGATTCCGAAAAAGAAAAGACCAAATCGAAATTACCGAAAAGATAAAGCAAGGAAAAATTGATATTTTGATTGGTACTCACAGAATTTTAAGCAAAGATATTGAATTTAAAAATTTAGGACTACTTGTTGTTGATGAAGAGCACCGCTTTGGCGTTGGTCACAAAGAGAAACTAAGGCAGCTCAGAGCAAATGTTGACACACTTACTCTTACTGCAACTCCAATACCACGTACCCTGAATTTCTCGCTTATGGGTGCACGTGATTTGAGTTTAATCGAAACTCCCCCGAGAAACAGAATTCCCGTGATTACCGAAATAATCGAATGGGATAAAGATATAATAATTCAGGCAATCAATACTGAAATTGAGCGGGGCGGACAAGTATTTTTTGTAAGTGATAAAATTGAGGATATTCAAAAAATTGCCACTGATATTAAAGCATATTTACCACACCTGAATATAGCTGTCGGACACGGACAGATGAAGCCAAGTGATTTGGAAGAAATAATGGAGGAGTTTATCGAAGGTAAATATGACATTCTTGTTGCTACGAAAATTATTGAGTCAGGCATAGATATTCCTAATGCAAATACAATGATAATCAATCGTGCCCAGAATTTCGGGTTAGCTGAACTTTATCAGTTACGTGGACGTGTCGGCAGGTCAAATGTACAGGCATATTGCTACCTTCTTGCTCCACCTGCTCACAAATTACAGCAAAAGTCAATCCAAAGGCTTCAGGCAATAGAAGAATTTACAGAGCTTGGAAGTGGATTTAAGCTTTCGATGCGTGATTTGGAGATTCGCGGAGCAGGTAATCTTCTTGGTGCAGAGCAAAGCGGTTTTATTATTGATATAGGTTTTGAACTCTACCAAAAAGTATTAGACGAAGCTGTTAATGAGCTCAAAGTTTCTGAATTTTCAGATATTTTCGGTGAAAGTCCAATTGATGATAAACCAAAATATCTCAACGAGGAAATTGCCATCGAAACAGATGAAGATGCTCTCTTCCCACCTGATTATATCAAAGGCGATACAGATAGATTTATGTATTACAAAAAATTGTACTCACTAAAAAATACATCTGAACTGGAAGATATTGTAAATGAAATTGAGGATAAGTTCGGCAAAATGCCAAAGCCAGCAAAGAATCTGGTTTTTGCTGTGAGGTTAAGAATTGCGGCTCTCACTACCGGATTTACAAGATTGATAATTAAGCATAATAAACTGGTTTGCGAATTTCCTCCTTCTGATTTCAAAGAATATTATGATGAAGTATTCCCTCATATTGTGGATTACCTCAACCAGACAGAAGGAGTCAGTTTAAGACAAGCAAAAGAAAAAGTCTTTCTTGAAATTCCGCTCAGGAAAAGAGATGAAACACTTGAATACATCTGGAAAATCAAGAAAATTACAGAGCTTTCTTACACCTGA
- the hflX gene encoding GTPase HflX gives MLNIQLNRHLKIGNIFTVFWINLIDNTILRERAIVVSVVKKGSDREITNEHLNELEFLAETAGAEIIERFVQELAKPSVVTMIGSGKAEEIKEFVKENSINLAIFDEDLSPVQLRNLEKIFEIKVIDRSGIILDIFANHARTNEAKTQVELAQLQYMMPRLTRMWTHLSKQFGGIGTKGPGETQIETDRRMVKQRIQMLKDKLDDISRNKEIQRRNRSKFPRFALVGYTNAGKSTLMNVLTQAEVYVEDKLFATLDTTVRQFLLPAGMEALISDTVGFIRKLPTHLVASFRSTLAEAAEADVIIHVVDVSHPYFRDQIKVVEATLDSLKIFEKPTMLVLNKVDLMDEYIGLNSIKNEYENSIFISAKKNMNITALLDKMQDVYNEHSKEVEFRLPYDRMEMIALLYKCAEITERIDTDEGITFKVRVKPEDAEYFNNKFGLFINK, from the coding sequence ATGCTAAATATACAGTTAAATCGTCATTTAAAAATTGGAAATATATTCACTGTTTTTTGGATAAATTTGATAGACAATACCATTTTAAGAGAAAGAGCAATTGTTGTTTCAGTTGTAAAAAAAGGTTCTGACCGCGAGATTACTAACGAGCATCTTAATGAGCTCGAATTCCTTGCAGAAACTGCCGGAGCTGAGATTATTGAACGATTTGTACAGGAGCTTGCCAAACCTTCAGTCGTAACAATGATAGGCTCCGGAAAAGCTGAGGAAATTAAAGAATTCGTAAAAGAAAACTCAATTAATCTTGCAATATTTGATGAAGATTTATCTCCTGTACAGCTCAGAAATCTCGAGAAAATTTTTGAAATAAAAGTTATTGACCGAAGCGGAATTATTCTTGATATATTTGCAAATCATGCAAGAACAAATGAAGCCAAAACTCAGGTAGAGTTAGCTCAGCTCCAGTATATGATGCCCAGACTCACGAGAATGTGGACTCACTTGTCAAAGCAATTTGGTGGTATCGGCACTAAAGGTCCGGGTGAAACTCAGATTGAAACCGACAGGAGAATGGTAAAGCAAAGAATTCAAATGCTGAAGGACAAGCTGGACGATATTTCAAGAAATAAAGAAATTCAGCGTCGTAACAGGTCTAAATTTCCAAGGTTTGCACTTGTTGGATATACAAATGCAGGTAAATCTACACTGATGAATGTACTTACTCAAGCAGAAGTTTATGTTGAAGATAAATTATTTGCTACTCTTGATACAACTGTCCGCCAATTTCTTCTGCCTGCGGGTATGGAAGCGTTGATATCCGATACTGTAGGATTCATCAGAAAACTCCCGACGCATCTTGTTGCATCATTCAGAAGCACACTTGCTGAAGCTGCTGAAGCAGATGTCATAATTCATGTCGTTGACGTTTCGCATCCATATTTTCGCGACCAGATTAAAGTTGTTGAAGCCACACTTGATTCTCTGAAAATTTTCGAGAAACCGACGATGCTGGTTCTTAACAAAGTTGATTTAATGGATGAATATATCGGATTGAATTCAATAAAAAATGAATATGAAAATTCAATATTTATTTCAGCCAAGAAGAACATGAATATCACTGCTTTGCTCGATAAAATGCAGGATGTTTATAATGAGCACAGCAAAGAAGTCGAGTTCAGACTTCCCTATGACCGTATGGAAATGATAGCACTTCTGTATAAATGCGCTGAAATTACTGAGCGTATTGACACTGATGAAGGTATCACTTTCAAAGTCAGAGTAAAACCGGAAGATGCTGAATATTTCAATAATAAATTTGGTTTGTTCATCAATAAATAA
- the recG gene encoding ATP-dependent DNA helicase RecG, which translates to MSDNQENNSYEQDQQFLERLQFIKGVGPKRAAALVKEGLKTSYDLLTYFPRAYIDRSGANSIKQASFFLFKQNELESSQTISDFSLSPEITIIGRIISIHERAFGKSRKMLKIVLSDGSGVAASIIFWNRIQSFKNFYKEGMILAVSGKPQQDKFNSISFTHPEIDVIDAEEEDIYKSGGIIPKYRISENMASAAIALKTMRVIMRNIINEDLKFVTENLPNEILSNYGLPDIRETIKNLHFPESKEKLESARFRVKFEEIFYFLLRIELGRLNIKITEQGIVINPKSKLARQLYDSLGFELTSDQKKFLRDVAEDMSGGKPMNRLLQGDVGSGKTIVALLSILMVVDSGYQCCFMAPTEILAEQHFKTISKYLEPFGVEVAQLVGGQKTRVRNYTLEKIMSGSASVIVGTHALFQSEIEYNKLGLIVIDEQHRFGVEQRADLIKLSQKSHGGQRIVPHVLVMSATPIPRTLTMTVYGDLDVSIIKTMPKNRKPILTKVIFDSQLEEVFTFLRNEITKGRQGFVVYPLVEKSDKIEFKAATEHFEHLRTEIFPDLKLGLLHGQMFWYEKDEAMQSFLAKEYDILVATTVIEVGIDIPNASVMVIEDAERFGLSQLHQLRGRVGRGAEQSYCFLITKDKFKYKMKSGGNDESERTAAIVRLKTMEETSDGFKISEVDLKLRGPGDVLGTRQSGLPDFKYLDLINDHDIIAEAKQAAADIISTDPKLNMKKNEILRNELYKRFGRDKSFLNIA; encoded by the coding sequence TTGTCGGATAATCAAGAAAATAATTCTTACGAGCAAGACCAGCAATTCCTTGAAAGACTGCAGTTTATCAAGGGTGTTGGTCCGAAAAGGGCTGCGGCGTTAGTTAAAGAAGGTCTTAAGACATCTTATGACCTGCTTACATATTTTCCAAGGGCATATATTGACAGAAGCGGTGCAAACTCTATTAAGCAGGCATCATTCTTTTTATTCAAACAAAATGAATTAGAAAGTTCTCAGACAATATCTGATTTTTCACTCTCGCCTGAAATAACTATCATTGGTCGAATTATATCAATTCACGAAAGAGCATTCGGTAAAAGCAGGAAAATGTTGAAGATTGTCCTATCTGATGGTAGTGGAGTTGCAGCAAGTATCATTTTCTGGAATAGAATTCAATCCTTCAAAAATTTTTACAAAGAAGGAATGATACTCGCTGTCAGCGGAAAACCTCAACAAGACAAATTCAATTCAATTTCATTTACTCATCCGGAAATTGATGTCATTGATGCTGAAGAAGAAGATATTTACAAATCCGGTGGAATTATTCCCAAATACCGCATAAGCGAAAATATGGCAAGTGCTGCTATTGCACTGAAAACAATGCGTGTAATAATGAGAAATATAATTAATGAAGATTTGAAATTTGTTACTGAAAATCTTCCTAATGAAATTTTGAGTAATTACGGACTTCCTGACATTAGAGAAACTATTAAAAACTTACATTTTCCCGAATCAAAAGAAAAACTTGAAAGTGCCAGATTTCGAGTGAAATTTGAAGAAATATTTTATTTTCTGCTTAGAATAGAACTTGGGAGATTGAACATAAAAATTACCGAACAAGGAATTGTTATAAACCCAAAGAGTAAACTGGCTCGACAATTATATGATTCACTTGGTTTTGAACTTACATCTGACCAAAAGAAATTTTTGAGGGATGTTGCTGAGGATATGTCAGGTGGAAAGCCTATGAACCGCCTTTTGCAGGGTGACGTTGGTTCAGGAAAAACAATCGTGGCTTTGCTTTCTATCCTGATGGTTGTTGATAGTGGATATCAGTGCTGCTTTATGGCTCCTACCGAAATATTAGCGGAACAGCATTTCAAAACAATATCAAAATATTTAGAGCCATTTGGTGTTGAAGTTGCTCAGCTTGTTGGCGGGCAAAAAACCAGAGTCAGAAATTATACTTTGGAAAAGATCATGAGTGGCTCAGCCAGTGTAATTGTAGGAACTCATGCTTTATTCCAAAGTGAGATTGAATATAACAAATTAGGTTTGATTGTAATTGATGAGCAACATAGATTTGGCGTAGAACAAAGAGCAGATTTGATTAAACTTAGCCAAAAATCTCATGGAGGTCAGAGGATAGTCCCGCACGTTCTGGTTATGAGTGCTACACCAATACCGAGAACTCTTACAATGACGGTTTACGGTGATTTAGATGTCTCAATAATCAAAACAATGCCTAAAAATCGTAAACCAATACTGACAAAAGTAATATTCGACAGTCAGCTGGAGGAGGTTTTTACTTTCCTTCGTAATGAAATTACAAAAGGCAGGCAAGGCTTTGTAGTTTATCCTCTTGTTGAAAAATCGGATAAAATTGAGTTCAAGGCTGCTACAGAGCATTTTGAACACTTAAGAACAGAAATTTTTCCTGATTTGAAACTTGGACTTCTGCATGGTCAGATGTTCTGGTACGAAAAAGATGAGGCAATGCAATCTTTCCTTGCTAAAGAGTATGACATTTTGGTAGCCACGACTGTCATAGAAGTCGGAATTGATATTCCCAATGCTTCAGTTATGGTAATAGAAGACGCAGAAAGATTCGGGCTCTCTCAGCTTCATCAGCTGAGAGGCAGAGTGGGAAGAGGTGCTGAGCAGTCATACTGTTTCTTGATTACCAAGGATAAATTTAAGTATAAAATGAAATCCGGAGGTAATGATGAATCCGAAAGAACTGCCGCTATAGTTCGTCTAAAAACAATGGAGGAAACTTCTGATGGATTCAAAATCTCTGAAGTTGACTTAAAACTACGTGGTCCGGGTGATGTTCTTGGTACTCGTCAATCGGGACTTCCTGATTTCAAATATCTGGATTTAATCAACGACCATGATATAATTGCAGAAGCAAAACAAGCAGCGGCTGATATAATATCCACTGATCCAAAGCTTAATATGAAGAAAAACGAAATTCTCCGAAATGAACTTTATAAGAGATTTGGCAGAGATAAATCATTTCTGAATATCGCTTGA